In Achromobacter xylosoxidans A8, a single window of DNA contains:
- a CDS encoding UbiH/UbiF/VisC/COQ6 family ubiquinone biosynthesis hydroxylase, giving the protein MTSSAFDIAILGAGPVGRVLALMLARVAPDPARIALLASSAPAPAAPSAAVPATDPRVLAMNHGSRVLLESLHAWPERSADIRNIHVSQRGRLGRTLIQNTDFGVPQLGSVVAYSGLHAKLDECVAACGVTVLQGPPARIGRQDADGVRVEQGDATLLCQVAVQSDGAGATDLRRDYDQHAVLTTAHATLPRRGWAWERFTAEGPLALLPHPQTPDAYSVVWCSAPERAAELAALDNAAFSRALSAAFGDRLGRLSSQAPRHVFPLALSARRAQVHGRVAAIGNAAQTLHPVAGQGLNLGLRDAARLAQTLGGWLAHPDANPGAALAEFAGARHLDRFITAGLTDLMPRIFSTGLAPVEHACGLALLGMDLASPLRAPLAQHLLQGFRA; this is encoded by the coding sequence ATGACTTCATCCGCCTTCGACATAGCGATACTCGGCGCGGGCCCGGTGGGCCGGGTGCTGGCCCTGATGCTGGCCCGCGTGGCGCCGGACCCGGCGCGCATCGCGCTGCTTGCAAGCAGCGCGCCCGCTCCGGCCGCGCCGTCGGCGGCGGTGCCCGCCACGGATCCCCGCGTACTGGCCATGAACCACGGCAGCCGGGTGCTGCTGGAATCGCTGCATGCCTGGCCCGAGCGCTCGGCCGACATCCGCAACATCCATGTGTCGCAACGCGGCAGGCTCGGACGCACCCTGATCCAGAACACCGATTTCGGCGTGCCGCAGCTGGGCAGCGTGGTCGCCTATTCCGGCCTGCACGCCAAGCTGGATGAATGCGTGGCCGCCTGTGGCGTCACCGTGCTGCAGGGCCCGCCCGCCCGGATCGGCCGGCAGGATGCGGACGGCGTGCGCGTCGAACAAGGCGACGCGACGCTGCTGTGCCAGGTCGCCGTGCAATCCGACGGCGCGGGCGCGACCGACCTGCGCCGCGACTACGACCAGCACGCCGTGCTGACCACCGCCCACGCCACCCTGCCGCGCCGCGGCTGGGCCTGGGAACGCTTCACCGCCGAAGGGCCGTTGGCGCTGCTGCCGCACCCGCAGACCCCGGACGCCTATTCGGTGGTCTGGTGCAGCGCCCCCGAACGCGCCGCCGAACTGGCCGCGCTGGACAACGCCGCCTTTTCGCGGGCGCTGTCCGCAGCGTTCGGCGACCGCCTGGGACGGCTGTCCAGCCAGGCGCCGCGGCATGTCTTTCCGCTGGCGCTCAGCGCCCGCCGCGCCCAGGTGCACGGCCGCGTGGCGGCTATCGGCAATGCGGCGCAGACCCTGCATCCGGTCGCGGGCCAGGGCCTGAACCTGGGCCTGCGCGACGCGGCCCGCCTGGCCCAGACCCTGGGCGGCTGGCTGGCCCATCCCGACGCCAATCCCGGGGCCGCCCTGGCGGAATTCGCCGGCGCGCGCCACCTGGACCGCTTCATCACCGCCGGCCTGACCGATCTGATGCCCCGCATCTTTTCGACCGGCCTGGCGCCGGTAGAGCACGCCTGCGGCCTGGCCTTATTGGGGATGGATCTGGCGTCCCCTCTGCGCGCGCCGCTGGCGCAGCATTTGCTGCAGGGTTTTCGCGCCTGA
- the dusB gene encoding tRNA dihydrouridine synthase DusB, translating into MRIGQWTLPNNVLVAPMAGVTDRPFRQLCKKLGAGYAVSEMAASNPKLWDSVKTSRRLNHDGEIAPISVQIAGADPAMMAEAAVFNASKGARIIDINMGCPVKKVCNVASGSALLRHEDQIARILDAVVGACAPLDVPVTLKTRTGWDRESRNALRVAKMAENAGIAALTLHGRTRADLYTGEAEYDTIRAVKAELKIPVVANGDITTPEKAKHVLDYTGADAVMIGRAAQGRPWIFREIDHYLRTGETLAPPSYGEMRELLLEHLDDHYRFYGEHTGVRTARKHIGWYLDGLPGADSFCARMNLIDNTRDQWRAVSDWFDLISRDGGPHPAPVAEALLAA; encoded by the coding sequence ATGCGCATAGGTCAATGGACCCTACCCAACAACGTGCTGGTCGCGCCCATGGCGGGCGTGACGGACCGTCCTTTCCGCCAGCTTTGCAAGAAGCTGGGGGCGGGCTATGCCGTGTCGGAAATGGCCGCCAGCAATCCCAAGCTATGGGATAGCGTCAAAACCTCCCGGCGCCTGAACCACGACGGCGAGATCGCCCCCATTTCCGTGCAGATCGCCGGCGCCGACCCCGCCATGATGGCGGAGGCGGCGGTGTTCAACGCCAGCAAGGGCGCCCGGATCATCGACATCAACATGGGCTGCCCGGTCAAGAAGGTCTGCAACGTGGCCTCCGGGTCGGCGCTGCTGCGCCATGAAGACCAGATCGCCCGCATCCTGGACGCGGTGGTGGGCGCCTGCGCGCCCCTGGACGTGCCAGTGACGCTGAAGACCCGTACCGGCTGGGACCGCGAAAGCCGCAATGCTTTGCGGGTGGCGAAAATGGCTGAAAACGCCGGCATCGCTGCCCTGACCCTGCATGGGCGCACCCGCGCCGACCTCTATACGGGGGAGGCGGAATATGACACTATCCGCGCCGTCAAGGCCGAGCTGAAAATCCCCGTTGTCGCCAACGGAGATATCACGACGCCCGAAAAAGCCAAGCACGTCCTGGATTACACTGGCGCCGACGCGGTCATGATCGGCCGGGCGGCTCAAGGCCGTCCCTGGATTTTCCGCGAAATCGACCACTACCTGCGCACGGGCGAAACACTGGCCCCTCCCTCCTATGGGGAAATGCGCGAGCTGCTGCTCGAACATCTCGACGACCACTACCGGTTCTATGGCGAGCACACCGGCGTACGCACGGCGCGCAAGCACATAGGCTGGTATCTGGACGGCCTGCCGGGCGCGGATTCGTTCTGCGCCCGCATGAATCTGATCGACAACACCCGCGACCAGTGGCGGGCCGTGTCGGACTGGTTCGATCTCATCTCGCGCGACGGCGGACCCCATCCGGCGCCAGTCGCAGAAGCCCTGCTGGCGGCATAA